In one window of Hyphomicrobiales bacterium DNA:
- a CDS encoding TIR domain-containing protein — protein MARIFLSYSRAQRATIEELAALLEANGHEVWWDAELISGEPFRTVIDREINRADVAIVVWTPDSINSNWVIAEADHAERQAKLLPLRTAEVEPWQIPKPYGTLHAELVGNEDRVLAAVAAAAARVVSGAPAGEAQESAGGTVVGRQDQRHVATKYAPTTQPAAEKMTTVLIAAAVLLGTSAVAGGYWHRDGSADKAWLAIPGGAVASVVLGSILFGLAAQTRQPLYRALAAYLIVNIMLFAWPAVALVAAFGDGLADGSFLARYPRTLAICAAGVLGFTALLLAQRRGVASVLTIAQLVAGALAAILGVASYRQILRSGAEPTWLTTHVEALNHLLTIAAGLAGAALAIMFLVASVLLASRRPAPRL, from the coding sequence ATGGCACGCATTTTCCTCAGCTATTCTCGGGCGCAGCGCGCAACGATCGAAGAACTCGCCGCGCTGCTCGAGGCGAACGGCCACGAAGTCTGGTGGGACGCCGAACTCATCAGCGGCGAACCGTTCCGCACCGTGATCGATCGGGAGATCAATCGGGCGGACGTCGCCATCGTCGTGTGGACCCCGGACTCCATCAACTCGAACTGGGTCATCGCCGAGGCCGACCATGCCGAACGGCAGGCCAAGCTGCTGCCGCTCAGAACCGCCGAAGTGGAGCCGTGGCAAATTCCCAAGCCATACGGCACGTTACACGCCGAGTTGGTCGGCAACGAGGATCGAGTGCTGGCGGCCGTTGCAGCAGCGGCGGCACGGGTCGTATCGGGTGCGCCAGCCGGCGAAGCGCAGGAGAGCGCCGGTGGCACCGTCGTGGGCCGGCAGGATCAGCGGCACGTCGCCACCAAATATGCGCCGACGACACAGCCGGCCGCGGAAAAGATGACGACGGTCCTGATCGCGGCGGCGGTGCTTCTGGGGACCAGCGCGGTGGCCGGCGGCTACTGGCACCGAGACGGCTCGGCCGACAAGGCCTGGCTCGCGATCCCGGGTGGCGCGGTGGCGTCCGTGGTGCTGGGATCGATCCTCTTCGGGTTGGCCGCGCAAACGCGTCAGCCGCTCTATCGGGCACTTGCCGCCTATCTCATCGTCAACATCATGCTCTTTGCCTGGCCGGCAGTCGCACTCGTCGCCGCCTTTGGCGACGGGCTCGCGGATGGGTCGTTCCTTGCCCGCTATCCGAGAACGCTTGCCATCTGCGCCGCCGGAGTGCTCGGTTTCACGGCCCTGCTACTCGCCCAGCGACGGGGGGTGGCATCCGTGCTGACCATCGCGCAACTCGTGGCGGGAGCCCTCGCGGCCATCCTCGGGGTCGCGAGTTACCGACAGATCCTTCGGTCGGGTGCCGAGCCGACATGGCTGACCACGCACGTCGAGGCACTCAACCATCTGCTGACCATCGCCGCCGGGCTGGCGGGAGCGGCTCTCGCCATCATGTTCCTCGTGGCAAGCGTACTGCTCGCATCCCGCAGGCCGGCGCCACGGCTCTGA
- a CDS encoding DUF1761 family protein yields MAFAGLSWWAVLAAAVISYAFGAAYYMALSKPWLAAVGKTEAEIRASPSPLPFIVAFVSQLVMAIVLAGVIGHVAGTGPLSLKLGLISAALCFVGFVATTLATNHGFQDAPRTLTLIDGGHWLGVLLIQGAIIGAIGV; encoded by the coding sequence ATGGCATTCGCAGGATTGAGCTGGTGGGCCGTACTGGCGGCCGCGGTCATCAGCTACGCGTTCGGGGCCGCCTATTACATGGCGCTCTCGAAGCCATGGCTGGCGGCGGTCGGCAAGACGGAAGCAGAGATCCGAGCGTCGCCCAGTCCGTTGCCTTTCATCGTCGCCTTCGTGTCGCAGTTGGTGATGGCCATCGTGCTCGCGGGCGTGATCGGGCACGTCGCGGGGACCGGACCGCTGAGTCTGAAGCTGGGCCTCATTTCAGCGGCACTCTGTTTCGTCGGATTCGTCGCCACGACGCTGGCAACGAACCACGGCTTCCAGGACGCTCCTCGCACGTTGACGCTGATCGATGGCGGCCACTGGCTCGGTGTTCTGCTGATCCAAGGCGCGATCATCGGGGCGATCGGCGTCTGA
- a CDS encoding cyclic nucleotide-binding domain-containing protein, translating to MSIDNIIMPMLSVPFFEGLAISQLKSLAVGAERLVFNDGQVLIREGASGNAAYLVVDGKVLAYHGAAPGPDAKVHGVGTMLAEIAMVTETNHVVTVRALGKVRVLGFSRHMMHAYFAEDPGLAQHFLEVLTHRLKEISDVLRETDAMLGADAEPAAPTPNRRVA from the coding sequence ATGTCGATCGACAACATCATCATGCCGATGCTTTCGGTGCCCTTCTTCGAGGGCCTCGCCATCTCGCAGCTCAAGTCGCTGGCGGTCGGCGCCGAACGGCTGGTCTTCAACGATGGGCAAGTCCTGATCCGTGAGGGCGCCAGCGGCAACGCCGCTTACCTCGTCGTCGACGGCAAGGTTCTGGCCTACCACGGAGCGGCGCCGGGACCGGATGCCAAGGTGCATGGTGTCGGGACGATGCTGGCCGAGATCGCAATGGTCACCGAAACCAACCACGTCGTCACGGTTCGCGCCCTCGGCAAAGTGCGCGTTCTCGGCTTTTCGCGGCACATGATGCATGCCTACTTCGCCGAGGATCCGGGGCTGGCGCAGCATTTCCTCGAAGTGCTGACACACCGGCTGAAGGAAATCAGCGACGTGCTGCGCGAGACCGACGCCATGCTCGGCGCAGACGCGGAACCCGCGGCTCCGACACCAAATCGACGGGTCGCCTGA
- a CDS encoding cell envelope biogenesis protein LolA, with translation MVFRTSFFAALGLLTCVALPPIAPAQAQTQTQPTAPAVNAVGAGSGWQAEVQPGGVIGRTFSAEELKLIEDVNGYFNGIQHMNGKFVQTDAQQQRVRGRFFVSRPGRFRFVYSPPSKMVILSDGTYLSIEDHELETVERYSLSSTPFRILLAETVDVLRDAEIADIAMAPTGVNLTIIDKENASNGRLRLVFDRGADNALALREWVVTDAQGLDTRIEVAGLALGEPADPNLFKPSDVGLQNAHANQR, from the coding sequence ATGGTGTTCAGGACCAGCTTCTTTGCGGCGCTCGGCCTCTTGACCTGCGTTGCCCTGCCGCCTATTGCGCCCGCGCAGGCCCAGACCCAGACGCAGCCGACCGCGCCTGCCGTCAATGCCGTGGGCGCCGGCTCCGGCTGGCAGGCAGAGGTCCAGCCCGGCGGCGTCATCGGGCGGACGTTCTCGGCGGAAGAGTTGAAGTTGATCGAGGATGTCAACGGCTACTTCAATGGCATCCAGCACATGAACGGCAAGTTCGTTCAGACGGATGCTCAGCAGCAGAGGGTTCGCGGCAGGTTTTTCGTCAGCCGGCCGGGTCGGTTCCGTTTCGTCTACTCGCCGCCGAGCAAGATGGTCATCCTATCGGATGGAACCTATCTTTCCATCGAGGACCATGAACTCGAAACCGTCGAGCGCTATTCGCTGTCCTCGACGCCGTTCCGCATCCTACTCGCTGAAACGGTCGATGTTCTTCGCGACGCCGAGATCGCGGATATCGCCATGGCGCCGACCGGGGTCAACCTGACGATCATCGACAAGGAGAACGCCAGCAATGGTCGTTTGCGCCTCGTCTTCGATCGTGGCGCGGACAACGCGTTGGCCCTGCGCGAATGGGTCGTGACCGATGCCCAGGGGCTCGATACGCGTATCGAGGTGGCGGGTCTGGCGTTGGGCGAGCCGGCCGATCCGAACCTTTTCAAGCCGTCTGATGTCGGCCTGCAGAACGCCCACGCGAATCAGCGTTGA
- a CDS encoding YifB family Mg chelatase-like AAA ATPase, giving the protein MYASITTLAFVGIEARPVDVQVQISPGMPAFAIVGLPDKAVAESRERVRAALHSLGLGLPPKHIAVNLAPADLPKEGSHFDLPIALALMAACGAVSHDAIAGCCAVGELALDGAIAPIVGVLPAAIGANALSKALICPAASGAEAAWASADMEILAAPHLLSLINHFKGLQTLTPPEPLREQAPDGLPDLVDIRGQESAKRALEIAAAGAHNLLMIGPPGSGKSMLAARLPSILPPLSPEEMLEVSMIRSLAGELAGGRIGDQRPFRAPHHSASMAALVGGGSRPRPGEVALAHNGVLFLDELAEFQPQVLDSLRQPLEMGETAVARANHRITYPSRIQLVAAMNPCRCGSWQPGRPCRTGAACRERYMARLSGPLLDRIDLQIEVPAVSVGDLSLPASGETSASVRARVIGARGIQRERYRALGVVGVLTNAAAGNAALERVAAPDEAGRRLLLQAAERLGLSARGYHRTLRVARTLADLDGADGVRAVHVAEALSYRGETLGAAVAA; this is encoded by the coding sequence ATGTACGCATCGATAACCACCCTCGCATTCGTCGGTATCGAGGCCCGGCCCGTCGACGTTCAGGTGCAGATTTCGCCTGGAATGCCGGCCTTCGCCATCGTGGGATTGCCCGACAAAGCCGTCGCCGAAAGCCGTGAGCGGGTGCGTGCGGCGCTCCACTCCCTGGGGCTCGGGCTGCCGCCCAAGCACATCGCCGTCAATTTGGCGCCGGCCGATCTGCCGAAGGAGGGCAGTCACTTCGACCTCCCGATCGCGCTCGCGCTGATGGCGGCGTGCGGTGCCGTCTCCCACGACGCCATCGCCGGCTGCTGCGCCGTGGGGGAACTCGCGCTCGACGGCGCCATCGCACCGATTGTCGGCGTGCTGCCGGCCGCGATCGGCGCCAACGCGCTCTCGAAGGCGCTGATCTGCCCTGCCGCCTCGGGCGCCGAGGCGGCCTGGGCTTCGGCCGACATGGAAATCCTGGCGGCCCCGCACCTGCTGTCGTTGATCAATCACTTCAAGGGTTTACAGACACTGACGCCGCCCGAGCCGTTGCGCGAGCAGGCACCGGACGGGCTGCCGGATCTGGTCGACATTCGCGGCCAGGAGAGCGCCAAGCGCGCCCTCGAGATCGCCGCCGCCGGTGCCCACAACCTGCTGATGATAGGGCCGCCGGGTTCGGGCAAGTCGATGCTCGCCGCGCGATTGCCCTCGATATTGCCGCCATTGTCGCCCGAGGAGATGCTGGAGGTCAGCATGATCCGAAGCCTCGCCGGCGAGCTGGCAGGTGGCCGGATCGGTGACCAGCGGCCCTTTCGCGCCCCTCACCACTCCGCCTCGATGGCCGCCCTGGTCGGCGGTGGCTCTCGTCCGAGGCCGGGCGAGGTGGCACTGGCCCACAACGGCGTCCTCTTCCTCGATGAACTCGCCGAGTTCCAGCCCCAGGTGCTCGATTCGCTCCGCCAGCCCCTCGAAATGGGTGAGACGGCCGTCGCCCGCGCCAATCATCGCATCACTTATCCATCACGTATCCAGCTGGTCGCGGCGATGAACCCGTGTCGCTGCGGCAGTTGGCAGCCGGGCCGTCCGTGCCGCACGGGCGCGGCTTGCAGGGAGCGCTACATGGCGCGCCTTTCCGGCCCGTTGCTCGACCGCATCGACCTCCAGATCGAGGTGCCGGCCGTCTCGGTCGGGGATCTCTCGTTGCCCGCCTCGGGTGAAACGAGCGCCTCGGTCCGGGCACGGGTGATCGGCGCGCGTGGCATCCAGCGCGAGCGCTATCGCGCGCTCGGCGTGGTGGGCGTTCTGACCAATGCCGCCGCCGGCAACGCCGCCCTCGAGCGGGTCGCGGCTCCGGACGAGGCCGGCCGTCGTCTGCTGCTCCAGGCCGCCGAACGGTTGGGACTGAGCGCGCGCGGCTATCATCGGACCTTGCGGGTGGCGCGCACCCTCGCCGACTTGGACGGAGCCGACGGCGTGCGCGCCGTGCATGTCGCGGAAGCCCTGAGCTATCGCGGCGAGACGCTCGGGGCGGCCGTCGCCGCCTGA
- a CDS encoding P-II family nitrogen regulator (indirectly regulates nitrogen metabolism; at high nitrogen levels P-II prevents the phosphorylation of NR-I, the transcriptional activator of the glutamine synthetase gene (glnA); at low nitrogen levels P-II is uridylylated to form PII-UMP and interacts with an adenylyltransferase (GlnE) that activates GlnA), with protein sequence MKLVMAIIKPFKLDDVRTALTGLGVEGMTVTEVKGYGRQQGHTEIYRGAEYAVQFLPKLKIEVVVPTDRLDATVEAIRGAANSGQIGDGKIFVTPVDRTVRIRTGELDVNAL encoded by the coding sequence ATGAAACTCGTGATGGCGATCATCAAGCCATTCAAGTTGGACGACGTACGAACGGCCCTCACCGGGCTCGGGGTGGAGGGCATGACGGTGACCGAGGTGAAGGGCTACGGACGCCAGCAAGGCCACACCGAGATCTACCGCGGCGCCGAGTACGCCGTGCAATTCCTTCCCAAGCTGAAGATCGAGGTCGTGGTGCCGACCGATCGGCTCGACGCGACCGTCGAGGCGATCCGCGGTGCCGCCAACAGCGGCCAGATCGGCGACGGCAAGATCTTCGTCACACCGGTCGACCGCACGGTTCGCATCCGCACCGGCGAACTCGACGTCAACGCACTCTGA
- a CDS encoding outer membrane beta-barrel protein: MPRIFATWALAACLLAGLSSYDIRSASAGDWAEPQSHGNFMIRVLGAGVLPDTEIGISTGGGPVNPALGADVTDAFIPAATLTYFFSPNMAVELFCCVAQHEVKGEGAVLGPVGELAETWIFPPTVTLQYHFTGMGNIKPYVGAGVTYINFFDTKPGAGAINALGATSASIDDEWGFALQAGIDVSLGDNWWLTADVKKIFLDTEARWVTNNALNPIVADVELDPWVVSFGLGYRFDLFSRHTASMK, encoded by the coding sequence ATGCCTAGAATATTTGCGACATGGGCCTTGGCGGCATGTTTGCTGGCCGGCCTTTCTTCCTATGACATCAGATCGGCTTCGGCCGGCGATTGGGCCGAGCCCCAGAGCCATGGCAACTTCATGATCCGCGTGCTCGGCGCGGGCGTTCTGCCCGACACCGAGATCGGAATTTCCACGGGCGGCGGACCGGTCAATCCCGCCCTCGGCGCCGACGTGACCGACGCCTTCATCCCGGCGGCTACGCTCACCTACTTCTTCTCGCCGAACATGGCCGTCGAACTCTTCTGCTGTGTTGCCCAGCACGAAGTGAAGGGTGAGGGTGCCGTTCTCGGCCCGGTTGGCGAGTTGGCGGAGACCTGGATCTTCCCGCCCACCGTGACGCTCCAGTACCACTTCACCGGCATGGGCAACATCAAGCCCTACGTCGGCGCCGGCGTGACCTACATCAACTTCTTCGACACCAAGCCGGGTGCGGGCGCCATCAATGCGCTGGGTGCGACCTCCGCTTCGATCGACGACGAGTGGGGCTTTGCGCTGCAGGCCGGCATCGACGTCTCGCTCGGCGACAACTGGTGGCTCACCGCCGACGTCAAGAAGATCTTCCTCGACACGGAAGCCCGCTGGGTCACCAACAACGCGTTGAACCCCATCGTCGCGGACGTCGAGCTCGATCCATGGGTCGTCAGCTTCGGCCTTGGCTACCGCTTCGATCTCTTCTCGCGCCACACGGCGTCGATGAAGTAG
- a CDS encoding EVE domain-containing protein, with translation MDRWLLKSEPDVFSFEDLKAKGQPEEWNGVRNYLARNNMRAMQVGDLGFFYHSNIGKEIVGIVRIASPIHRDSTTDDERWECVDVEAFCDMPQPVSLAAVKANAKLAKMSLVTSMRLSVQPVTGEEWLEVCRMGGLDGDKLEKS, from the coding sequence ATCGACCGCTGGCTCCTCAAGTCGGAGCCGGACGTGTTTTCCTTCGAGGACCTCAAGGCGAAGGGGCAGCCGGAGGAGTGGAACGGCGTGCGCAACTACCTCGCTCGCAACAACATGCGCGCCATGCAGGTGGGCGACCTCGGGTTCTTCTATCACTCCAACATCGGCAAGGAGATCGTCGGCATCGTACGCATCGCCAGCCCCATACATCGGGATTCGACGACGGACGACGAGCGGTGGGAGTGTGTCGACGTCGAAGCATTCTGCGATATGCCGCAGCCGGTGTCCCTCGCCGCCGTCAAGGCCAACGCCAAGCTCGCCAAGATGAGCCTGGTGACATCGATGCGGCTCTCCGTTCAACCGGTGACCGGCGAGGAATGGCTGGAGGTCTGCCGGATGGGGGGCCTCGACGGCGACAAGCTCGAAAAGAGCTGA
- a CDS encoding ammonium transporter: MRRKIAALAAVVVASTALPVAALAQDATPPAGVSPDVGFIFNTLLFMMGGFLVMFMAAGFAMLEAGMVRSKNVAMQCTKNIALYSISGIMFWVVGYALMYPGDGNWLVSDVVGKLEPYPTQAAGAGIDQGSYSVASDWFFQMVFCAATASIVSGTVAERVKLWPFLIFTAVLTGIIYPIQGSWEWGTGWLDDMGFSDFAGSTLVHSTGGWAALVGAIIIGARKGKYGPNGMVHPMPGSSMPLATLGTFILWLGWFGFNGGSQLAMGTVSDVSDVSRIFVNTNLAAAAGVVVAMLLNQLFYGKVDLTMALNGALAGLVAITAEPLQPSVPMALLIGGIGGVIVVIAVPLLDKARIDDVVGAIPVHLLAGIWGTMAVPLTNADASFAVQAVGVVAVGVFVSLASAAVWLVLSVVMGLRPSEEQEAMGLDKAEIGIEAYPEFGVGSQRF, translated from the coding sequence ATGAGACGGAAAATCGCAGCTTTGGCGGCCGTGGTGGTCGCCTCGACGGCTCTGCCCGTCGCCGCACTGGCCCAGGACGCGACGCCGCCGGCTGGCGTCTCGCCCGATGTCGGCTTCATTTTCAACACGCTGCTCTTCATGATGGGCGGCTTCCTCGTGATGTTCATGGCAGCCGGCTTCGCCATGCTCGAGGCGGGTATGGTGCGCTCCAAGAACGTGGCGATGCAGTGCACCAAGAACATCGCGCTCTATTCGATCTCCGGCATCATGTTCTGGGTGGTCGGCTACGCGCTGATGTATCCGGGTGACGGCAACTGGCTCGTCTCCGATGTCGTCGGCAAGCTCGAGCCCTATCCGACCCAGGCGGCCGGAGCGGGGATCGACCAGGGCTCGTATTCGGTGGCCTCGGACTGGTTCTTCCAGATGGTGTTCTGTGCGGCGACCGCCTCGATCGTCTCGGGCACCGTCGCCGAGCGCGTCAAACTCTGGCCGTTCCTCATCTTCACGGCCGTCCTCACGGGCATCATCTACCCCATCCAGGGCTCCTGGGAATGGGGCACCGGCTGGCTCGACGACATGGGCTTTTCGGACTTTGCCGGCTCGACGCTGGTGCATTCCACCGGTGGCTGGGCGGCCCTCGTCGGTGCCATCATCATCGGCGCGCGCAAGGGCAAGTACGGCCCGAACGGCATGGTCCACCCGATGCCGGGCTCCTCGATGCCGCTGGCGACCCTCGGCACGTTCATCCTCTGGCTCGGCTGGTTCGGCTTCAACGGCGGCTCGCAGCTCGCCATGGGCACGGTCAGCGACGTCTCCGACGTCAGCCGCATCTTCGTGAACACCAACCTTGCGGCGGCCGCCGGCGTCGTCGTCGCGATGCTCTTGAACCAGCTCTTCTACGGCAAGGTCGACCTCACCATGGCGCTCAACGGCGCGCTCGCCGGCCTCGTTGCCATCACCGCCGAGCCGCTCCAGCCGAGCGTGCCGATGGCCCTGCTCATCGGCGGCATCGGCGGCGTCATCGTCGTCATTGCGGTGCCGCTCCTCGACAAGGCCAGGATCGACGACGTGGTGGGCGCGATCCCGGTCCACCTTCTCGCCGGGATTTGGGGCACCATGGCCGTGCCGCTCACCAACGCCGACGCGAGCTTTGCCGTGCAGGCAGTTGGCGTCGTGGCGGTCGGCGTCTTCGTCAGCCTGGCGAGTGCGGCCGTCTGGCTCGTGCTCTCGGTGGTGATGGGCCTGCGTCCGAGTGAGGAGCAGGAGGCAATGGGCCTCGACAAGGCCGAGATCGGCATCGAGGCCTATCCCGAGTTCGGGGTCGGCAGCCAGCGCTTCTGA
- a CDS encoding aminotransferase class I/II-fold pyridoxal phosphate-dependent enzyme: MPGHAAMPTSLDLIQSPFPRLRALLEGIAPPEGLAPIDMTIGEPRHPLPEILAPALAEAAADYAKYPPIQGTPELRAALADWHRRRYGIDLDVDREVMVLNGSREGIVSAIVVALAEARAAGRDRVLMPNPFYQCYAAGAISAGGEPVLLDTGANTGFLPDLEALAGDADLLARTAAFVLCSPANPQGAVADPDYLSRALDLARRHGFWLLMDECYSEIYSVSPPPGILEVASARTGSLSRAVSFNSLSKRSNVPGLRSGFVAGDATFLSSLQRFRNVAAPQTPVPVQHASAVLWSDEAHVEASRDLYREKFDLADRILGNALGYRRPAGGFFLWLETARFGGGEAAAVTLWKGYGVKVLPGAYLGQPDPTGHNPGAPYVRVALVHDRATTSEALQRIVELAK; this comes from the coding sequence ATGCCGGGACATGCCGCCATGCCCACCAGCCTCGATCTCATCCAGTCACCGTTCCCTCGTCTACGCGCCCTGCTGGAGGGGATCGCCCCGCCCGAGGGCCTCGCGCCGATCGACATGACGATCGGTGAGCCGCGCCATCCGCTGCCGGAGATTCTCGCCCCGGCCCTCGCCGAGGCCGCGGCCGATTACGCGAAATATCCTCCGATACAGGGCACGCCCGAACTGCGCGCCGCCCTCGCCGATTGGCACCGGCGCCGCTATGGCATCGACCTCGACGTTGATCGCGAGGTGATGGTGTTGAACGGCTCTCGCGAGGGCATCGTCTCGGCCATCGTTGTCGCCCTTGCCGAGGCGCGCGCCGCCGGCCGCGACCGGGTGCTGATGCCGAACCCCTTCTATCAATGCTATGCCGCCGGTGCGATTTCGGCGGGCGGCGAGCCGGTGCTGCTCGACACTGGCGCCAACACCGGCTTCCTGCCGGACCTCGAAGCTCTCGCTGGCGATGCGGACCTGCTCGCGCGCACCGCGGCCTTCGTGCTCTGCTCGCCGGCCAATCCCCAGGGCGCCGTCGCCGACCCCGATTATCTCTCCCGCGCGCTCGATCTCGCCCGCCGGCACGGCTTCTGGCTGCTGATGGACGAGTGCTATTCGGAGATCTATTCGGTGTCACCGCCGCCCGGCATTCTCGAAGTCGCCAGCGCGCGCACCGGCTCCCTCTCGCGGGCGGTCTCCTTCAATTCCCTCTCCAAGCGCTCCAATGTGCCGGGACTGCGCTCGGGCTTCGTGGCCGGCGATGCGACATTTCTTTCCTCGCTTCAGCGCTTCCGTAACGTCGCGGCGCCGCAGACCCCCGTCCCGGTCCAGCATGCCTCCGCCGTGCTCTGGTCCGACGAGGCGCACGTCGAGGCGAGCCGGGACCTCTATCGCGAGAAATTCGACCTCGCGGACCGCATCCTCGGGAACGCGCTCGGCTACCGCCGGCCTGCCGGCGGCTTCTTCCTTTGGCTCGAAACGGCACGTTTCGGCGGTGGCGAGGCGGCCGCGGTAACCCTCTGGAAAGGATACGGTGTAAAGGTCTTGCCTGGAGCTTACCTCGGTCAGCCGGACCCGACCGGCCACAATCCCGGCGCACCCTACGTCCGGGTGGCCCTGGTGCACGACCGCGCAACGACGTCCGAGGCGCTCCAACGGATCGTGGAATTGGCGAAGTGA
- the acs gene encoding acetate--CoA ligase: MSATKTYDVSPEWASRAWVDNNSYLAHYKHSIEQPDAFWAEQGRRVTWIRPYTKVKNTSFGPDNVSIKWYEDGTLNVCANCVDRHLETRGDQVAIIWEGDDPTQEERITYRQLHERVSKLANVMKANGVRKGDRVTLYLPMIPEAAYAMLACARIGAVHSIVFGGFSPDALAGRIVDADSKFIITADEGVRGGKSIPLKANTDAALAKCAGGEKVLVVRRTGGKINWEPERDLWLHEELVKVPAECPPEEMSAEDPLFILYTSGSTGKPKGVLHTTGGYLVYASMTHQYVFDYHDGDVYWCTADIGWVTGHSYVVYGPLANGATTLIFEGVPNYPTASRFWHVCDKHGVNIFYTAPTAIRSLMGAGEDFVKRTDRSSLKLLGSVGEPINPEAWEWYHNVVGEGRCPIVDTWWQTETGGIMITPLPGATKLKPGSATRPFFGIKPALVDAEGNILEGTAEGNLVILDSWPGMMRTIFGDHERFVQTYFSTYKGKYFTGDGSRRDEDGYYWITGRVDDVINVSGHRMGTAEVESSLVAHPKVSEAAVVGYPHDIKGQGIYCYVTLMAGIEPSEALRKELRDWVRTEIGPIATPDLVQFAPGLPKTRSGKIMRRILRKIAENDYSSLGDTSTLAEPAVVDDLIENRQNKPKAG; this comes from the coding sequence ATGAGTGCGACGAAAACGTATGACGTTTCGCCCGAGTGGGCCAGCCGCGCCTGGGTCGACAACAACTCCTATCTCGCGCACTACAAGCACAGCATCGAGCAGCCGGACGCGTTCTGGGCCGAGCAGGGTCGGCGGGTGACCTGGATCCGCCCCTATACGAAGGTCAAGAACACCTCGTTCGGACCCGACAACGTGTCGATCAAGTGGTACGAAGACGGGACGCTGAACGTCTGCGCGAATTGCGTCGACCGCCACCTCGAGACCCGTGGGGATCAGGTCGCGATCATCTGGGAGGGCGACGACCCGACCCAGGAGGAGCGTATCACCTATCGCCAGTTGCACGAGCGCGTCAGCAAGCTCGCGAACGTGATGAAGGCGAACGGGGTGCGCAAGGGCGATCGCGTGACGCTCTACCTACCGATGATCCCCGAGGCCGCTTATGCGATGCTCGCCTGCGCGCGGATCGGGGCGGTGCACTCGATCGTTTTCGGCGGCTTCTCGCCGGACGCGCTCGCCGGGCGGATCGTCGATGCCGACTCCAAATTCATCATCACGGCGGACGAGGGCGTGCGTGGCGGCAAGAGCATCCCGCTCAAGGCGAACACCGACGCGGCACTCGCCAAGTGCGCAGGGGGAGAGAAAGTTCTGGTCGTGCGCCGCACCGGCGGCAAGATCAACTGGGAACCGGAACGCGACCTCTGGCTGCACGAGGAACTCGTCAAGGTTCCGGCCGAGTGTCCGCCCGAGGAGATGAGCGCGGAGGACCCCCTCTTCATCCTCTATACGTCCGGCTCGACCGGCAAGCCAAAGGGTGTGCTGCACACGACGGGAGGATATCTCGTCTATGCCTCGATGACGCACCAGTACGTTTTCGACTACCACGATGGCGACGTCTACTGGTGCACGGCCGATATCGGCTGGGTCACGGGACACAGCTACGTGGTCTACGGACCGCTCGCGAACGGCGCGACAACGCTGATTTTCGAGGGCGTGCCGAATTATCCGACCGCCTCACGCTTCTGGCACGTGTGCGACAAGCACGGGGTCAACATCTTCTACACCGCGCCGACGGCGATCCGCTCGCTGATGGGGGCCGGGGAGGATTTCGTCAAGCGCACCGACCGCTCTTCGCTCAAGCTGCTCGGTTCAGTGGGCGAGCCGATCAACCCAGAAGCCTGGGAGTGGTACCACAATGTGGTCGGCGAGGGCCGCTGCCCGATCGTGGATACCTGGTGGCAGACCGAAACCGGCGGCATCATGATCACGCCGCTGCCGGGCGCAACCAAGCTGAAACCGGGCTCGGCGACACGGCCATTCTTCGGAATCAAGCCGGCGCTGGTGGACGCCGAAGGCAACATCCTCGAGGGAACAGCGGAAGGAAATCTGGTCATCCTCGATTCATGGCCGGGCATGATGCGAACCATTTTCGGGGACCACGAGCGGTTCGTGCAGACTTATTTCTCCACTTACAAGGGGAAATATTTCACGGGCGACGGCTCGCGGCGCGACGAGGACGGTTACTACTGGATCACCGGCCGCGTCGACGACGTCATCAACGTCTCGGGCCACCGGATGGGAACGGCGGAAGTGGAATCCTCCCTCGTCGCCCACCCCAAGGTCTCCGAGGCCGCGGTCGTCGGCTATCCGCACGACATCAAGGGGCAAGGCATCTACTGCTACGTCACCCTCATGGCCGGTATCGAGCCGAGTGAGGCCCTGCGCAAGGAGCTGCGTGATTGGGTGCGCACGGAGATCGGGCCCATCGCGACGCCCGACCTCGTCCAGTTCGCGCCGGGACTGCCCAAGACGCGTTCGGGCAAGATCATGCGTCGCATTCTGCGCAAGATCGCCGAGAACGACTATTCGAGCCTCGGCGATACCTCGACGCTCGCGGAGCCCGCGGTCGTCGACGACCTCATCGAGAACCGGCAGAACAAGCCAAAGGCGGGCTGA